GACCCCTGCTGGGAGCGGAGCTGTCCGGACGCGATCAGCGCCCGGACCGCCTCCCGGCCGGTGGAGCGGCCGACACCGAGCAGTCGGCTCAGCTCGACCTCGCCGGGCAACCGGGCGCCCACCGGCCAGTGTTCCGCCGCGAGCAGGCGGCGCAGTTCGGCCACCGCGCCTTCGACGAGCGAGGTGCGCTGCACCGGCCGTACCGCCATGACGGACGCTCCCTGGAATGGGGTGGGAAGGGTGGACTCGGACGGAGAACGGGGATGGCGGCACCGCCACCGGCCCCGCCACCCCTCAGGTACTCAGACAACCTAGCCCACAGCTTCGGAGCCCTCCTTCTCCCCTGCCGCCTCCGGAGCCGGTGCCTGCGGCGCCCGCTCCCGCAACCGCAGTGCGGCGAGCAGGCTGACCACGAGGAACGCGAGCACCAGGCCGAAGGTGACGCGCAGCCCGTGGGCGTCGGCGAGCCGGCCGAAGAGCGGGGAGCCGAGCCCGCCGACCGACATGGTCAGCCCCAGCGTGACGCCGCCGGCCGTGCCGGGCCGGTTGGGCAGGTAGTCCTGGGCCAGGGTCACCTGCGAGGAGAACGGTACGAACAGGGCGAAGCCCAGCACGGCGACGCCGGACGCGCCGACCGCCACCCCGGGGGCGAAGACCAGCGCGGCCATCGCGGGCACCGCGGCGACGTAACCCCAGCGGATCGCGGTCAGCCGCCCGAAGCGGTCGGCGGCCCACCCGCCGGCCAGGGTTCCGGCCGCCCCGGCGAGCGTGAACGAGGTCAGGACGGCGGCCGCCGCCCCGCGCGAGCTGCCCAGCTCACGGATCATGAAGAGGGAGACCAGGGACACCGTCGTCACGTAGGGGACGGACCAGCAGGCGGCGACCACGACCAGCCGGCCGAACGCGCGCCAGTCGTCCGGAACTCCGGCGCCGCCCGAGCGGGCACCGGCGGCGGGAACCACCACCGTGGCCTCCTGGATGCCACGGGCCCGCATCCAGGGCCCCTTGGCCAGCCAGAGCGCCGCCATCACCAGGGCGGGCACGGCCAGCAGCCAGGTGCCCCGCAGGCCTGCCGCTCCGACCACCAGCGTGACGAACCCGGGGGCCAGCGAACCGCCCAGGGTGCCGCCGACCGAGAAGACGCTCATCGCCTTCTGGGAGCTTCCGCCGGCCGCGCGCGCCTGGTTGGTGGCGGGCGGGTGGTAGGCGGCGATACCGACGCCGGCGACGGCCGCGCAGATCCAGGTGAGCAGATAGCCGGAGAACAGCCCCGTACCGGCCACGCCCGCCGCGGCCACCAGGAATCCGGCGGGCACCAGCCAGGGGCGCGGTGCCCGGTCGGCCAGCGCGCCGAAGAGCGGCTGCACCACGCTGGAGAGCCCGGTGGCGGCGAGCGAGATGCCCGACAGCGCCGCATAGCTGTAGTGCCGTTCGGAGACCAGGAACGGCAGGAGCGCGGGCAGGGCCCCCTGGTAGAGGTCGTTGACGACGTGGGTGCCGGTCAGGAACCCCAACTGCCCCTTCCGTACGCCGCTCGCGCTCGCGGCGCTCCCTGCCGCCTCCGGTCGCGGTGCACCGCCGCCCCACTTCTGCCGCCGCGGTTCGCCGCGGCCCGCCGTCATCGTCATCGCCGGTTCCGTTCCTCGCTCGTACGCATCCCACTCCTCAGGTCCTCTGAGGAGTTGAGGTACGTTAGCAGGGCCCGACGACCGGAGCAACGGTGCCCGGCACCCGCCTCGGTGACCTCGCACCGGGCCCGACTCCCCGCCCGGGCGGGGCCCGGCCAGGCGGTGTCCCCCTGACGGCCCCCGTCGTTACCGGAGGGGACCCGCGAGACGGGATCGCGGCCCCTCGGCCCTCCGCGAGGCCGGCGACGGCCGCACCCGGCGAGGAGACGCGAGGCGGCCACGGCCCCGCGCCCGCCCAACCACCCGCCCACCGATACCGGTTGGCGCCACCGGGACCCCGCGGGCCAGGATGGGCGGCCTCGAACCCGTTCGCCACCACGGAGACCGGAGAGCAACCAGCATGACCGCCAGCCCCAGCCGCACCACCGACTCGGCCCCCGTCACCCTCGACCGCCGCGACGGCCCCTTCGGCGAGGTGGTGTTGCGCGAGCGGGGCGAGCACTTCGAGATCATCGCCAACGGCTGCTTCCTCATGGACACCTCGGACGGCAGGTCCGAGCGGCTGCTGATCGACGCGGCCCTCGCGGCTCTGCCGCCCGCACGCCCTGCCCCCTCGGTGCTCATCGGCGGGCTCGGGGTGGGGTTCTCCCTGGTCCGGGCCGCCACGCAGGAGCGCTGGGGCCGGATCGTCGTGGTGGAGCGGGAACCGGCGATCGTGGAGTGGCATCTGCGCGGCCCACTGGACCGGATTTCCGGTGGCGCCCTGACCGACCCCAGGACCGCGGTCCTGCGCGCGGACCTGGTCACGCATCTGCGTACGACTACGGAGCGTTATGACGCATTGTGTCTGGACATCGACAACGGTCCGGACTGGACCGTGACCGACGACAACGGAAGCCTCTATTCCCCTTCCGGCCTCGCCACCTGCCGGGAACGCCTGACCCCCGGCGGTGTTCTCGCCATGTGGTCCGCTCAGCCGTCCGAATCGTTCGAACAGGCCTTACGGAGTGCCGGATTCGATGGGGTACGGACCGAAGAGGTGCCCGTTGCCCGAGGTGTGCCCGACGTGGTTCATCTCGCACTTCGGACCGCCTGAGCACCCCGCCGGGGTATCTGCCCAGGCGCGGATACCCGGACAAGACACGCTTTCCACCTGCCCCGGCGGGGTATCCCTTCCACTCCGGGCAACACCCTGCGTAGCCGAAAGGTGTCCCCAGCCTCTACGCTGCTGCCCGGCAGACGGACCACACACGCAAGAAAAACGAGCGAAGACCGCGACCCCCGGAGGACTGATCTCCGCGGGAGCGGGCAGGGGCGGGGCGATGGAACAGACACACACCCACCACAACGGCGTCGCGGCCACCCCCGGAGCGCAGCGCCGGGTGCTGGTGGTCGAAGACGACGCCACGATCATCGACGCCATCGCCGCGCGTCTGCGGGCGGAGGGCTTCCTGGTGCAGACCGCGCTGGACGGCCCGGCCGCCGTGGACGCGGCCGAGGCGTGGCAGCCCGATCTCATGGTGCTCGACATCATGCTCCCGGGCTTCGACGGCCTGGAGGTCTGCCGCCGGGTACAGGCGCAGCGTCCGGTGCCGGTGCTGATGCTGACCGCGCGGGACGACGAGACCGACATGCTGGTCGGGCTCGGGGTCGGCGCGGACGACTACATGACCAAGCCGTTCTCGATGCGGGAGCTGGCGGCGCGGGTGCACGTGCTGCTGCGCCGGGTCGAGCGGGCCGCGCTGGCCGCGGTGACGCCGCGCAGCGGCATCCTGCGCCTGGGTGAGCTGGAGATCGACCACGCGCAGCGCAGGGTCCGGGTGCGTGCGGACGACGTGCACCTGACGCCGACCGAGTTCGACCTGCTGGTCTGCCTGGCGAACACCCCGCGCGCGGTGCTCTCCCGCGAGCAGCTGCTCGCGGAGGTCTGGGACTGGGCGGACGCCTCGGGCACCCGCACGGTCGACAGCCACATCAAGGCGCTCCGTCGCAAGATCGGCGCCGAGCGCATCCGTACGGTCCACGGTGTCGGCTACGCGCTGGAGACCCCGGCAGCATGACCCGCTCCGGGCCCGGCCTGCGCCCGTTCTCGATCAAAGCCAAGCTGGGCACGCTCGTCGTGGTGTCCGTCTTCATCACCACGGGGTTGCTCGTGGTGGCGCTGCGGACCCGGACCGAGTTCCAGTTCATCACCGTGTTCTCGGTCATCGCCACGTTGCTGATCACCCAGTTCGTCGCGCACGGCCTGACGGCACCGCTGGACGAGATGCGGGCGGTGGCCCGGTCGATCTCGCACGGCGACTACACGGGGCGGGTCAGCGGGGCCGGGCGCCGGGACGAGCTGGGCGACCTCGCGCAGACGATCAACCGCATGGCGGACGACCTGGAGGCGGTCGACCGGCACCGCAAGGCGCTGGTCGCCAACGTGTCGCACGAGCTGCGGACCCCCATCGCCGCGCTCCGTGCCGTGCTGGAGAACGTGGTGGACGGGGTGTCGGCCGCCGATCCGGAGACCATGCGGACGGCGCTCCAGCAGACGGAGCGGCTCGGCCGGCTGGTGGAGACGCTGCTGGACCTGTCGCGGCTGGACAACGGTGTCGTCCCCCTCAAGGCGGGCCGTTTCGAGGTGTGGCCCTATCTGGCCGGGGTACTGAAGGAGGCGAACCTCGCGGCCTCGCGCCGCCGGCTCTCCTCGGGCTCGGGCAACCACTCCCGTACGGACGTGCATCTGCACCTCGACGTGTCCCCCGGGGACATGACGGCGTACGCGGACACCGAGCGCCTGCACCAGGTCGTGGCGAATCTCATCGACAACGCCGTCAAGCACAGCCCGCCGCACGGCCGGGTGACGGTGCTCGCGCGACGGGGTCCGCATCCTGAGTCTCTGGAACTCGAAGTGATCGACGAGGGCCCCGGCATCCCGGAGGCCGAACGCCACCACGTCTTCGAGCGGTTCAACCGGGGTCAGACCCCGTCCCCGCACGGCCCCGGCAGCGACGGCGGCACGGGGCTGGGACTGGCCATCGCCCACTGGGCGGTGGATCTGCACGGTGGCCGCATCAGAGTGGCTGAATCCACTCAGGGCTGCCGGATTCAGATCACTCTTCCGGGGATGTCACCGGACCGCAGTTGACATATGGTTCGAACGAAAGGGACGTGATCTTGGTCCCTCGTCACCAGGGGTACGGCCGGAGGGGCCATAGCCGTGTCCCTGACTACCCGAAGCGCAGCGGAACCCCGCTTGTTTCCCGCCATTCCGAGCTCCGAAACCCGCCTTCAGATGTGATGTGCACGACGATGAGCGGCCCGGTCTGCAAGGAACGGCGCGGGAGGCGTAGCCTTGATTCCCGCTGTCCATCACCTTGTGAAGCGGAAGAGGGCGGTTGCCGCCGTGTCGTCTCAGTCCCCCAGTAACTCGACCATCTCGACCGACCAAGCAGGCCCGGGAATCAACCCGGCCGCTGCTTTCGGTGCCAATGAATGGCTCGTCGACGAGATCTACCAGCAGTACCTCCAGGACCCGAACTCCGTCGACCGTGCCTGGTGGGACTTCTTCGCCGACTACAAGCCGGGTTCCGCCGGTGCGGCGGACAAGCCCGGAGCCGCAGCCCCGGCGGCGCCCGCCGCACCGGTGACCCCGGCCGCCGCGCCCGCCGCCGAGAAGGCCGCGCCCGCGCAGCCCGCCCCGGCAGCCCCCGCGACGCCCGCAGCCGCAGCTCCGGCCGCACCTGTCGCTCCCGCGGCCCCCGCGGCCCCCGCGACCCCGGCTGCTCCCCCCGCCCCGAAGGCGCCGGCCGCGAAGGCGCCCGCCAAGGCCGCTCCGGCGACCGAGTCGACCGGCGGACCCGAGTACGTGACGCTGCGCGGCCCCTCGGCCGCCGTCGCGAAGAACATGAACGCCTCGCTGGAGCTGCCGACGGCCACGTCCGTCCGCGCCGTCCCGGTGAAGCTGCTCTTCGACAACCGCATCGTCATCAACAACCACCTCAAGCGCGCCCGCGGCGGGAAGATCTCCTTCACGCACCTCATCGGGTACGCGATGGTGCAGGCCCTCAAGGCCATGCCGTCGATGAACCACTCCTTCACGGAGAAGGACGGCAAGCCGACCCTGGTCAAGCCCGAGCACGTCAACCTCGGTCTGGCCATCGACCTGGTCAAGCCGAACGGTGACCGCCAGCTCGTGGTCGCGGCCATCAAGAAGGCCGAGACGCTCAACTTCTTCGAGTTCTGGCAGGCGTACGAGGACATCGTCCGCCGCGCCCGCATCGGCAAGCTGGGCATGGACGACTTCACCGGAGTCACCGCCTCGCTGACCAACCCCGGCGGCATCGGCACCGTCCACTCGGTGCCCCGCCTGATGCCCGGACAGGGCCTCATCATGGGCGTCGGCGCGATGGACTACCCGGCGGAGTTCCAGGGCACCTCCCAGGACACCCTGAACAAGCTCGGTATCTCGAAGGTCATGACGCTGACCTCGACGTACGACCACCGGGTCATCCAGGGCGCCGCCTCCGGCGAGTTCCTGCGGGTCCTCTCGCAGCTGCTGCTCGGCGAGAACGGCTTCTACGACGAGATCTTCGAGGCCCTGCGCATCCCCTACGAGCCGGTCCGCTGGCTCAAGGACATCGACGCCTCGCACGACGACGACGTCACCAAGGCCGCGCGGGTCTTCGAGCTGATCCATTCCTACCGGGTCCGCGGCCACGTCATGGCCGACACCGACCCGCTGGAGTACCGCCAGCGCAAGCACCCCGACCTGGACATCACCGAGCACGGCCTCACCCTGTGGGACCTGGAGCGCGACTTCGCGGTCGGCGGTTTCGCCGGCAAGTCGATGATGAAGCTCCGCGACATCCTCGGTGTGCTCCGTGAGTCGTACTGCCGCACCACCGGCATCGAGTTCATGCACATCCAGGACCCGAAGCAGCGCAAGTGGCTCCAGGACCGGGTCGAGCGTCCGCGCTCGCAGCCCGAGCGCGAGGAGCAGCTGCGCATCCTCCGCCGCCTCAACGCGGCCGAGGCCTTCGAGACCTTCCTGCAGACGAAGTACGTCGGCCAGAAGCGGTTCTCCCTGGAGGGCGGCGAGTCCGTCATCCCGCTGCTCGACGCCGTCATCGACTCCGCCGCCGAGGCCCGCCTGGACGAGGTCGTCATCGGCATGGCCCACCGCGGCCGCCTGAACGTCCTGGCGAACATCGTCGGCAAGTCGTACGCGCAGATCTTCCGCGAGTTCGAGGGCAACCTCGACCCGCGTTCGATGCACGGCTCCGGCGACGTGAAGTACCACCTGGGCGCCGAGGGCACCTTCACCGGTCTGGACGGTGAGCAGATCAAGGTCTCGCTCGCCGCGAACCCCTCGCACCTGGAGGCGGTCGACCCGGTCCTGGAGGGCATCGCCCGCGCCAAGCAGGACATCATCAACAAGGGCGGCACGGACTTCACGGTCCTGCCCGTCGCCCTGCACGGTGACGCGGCCTTCGCCGGCCAGGGTGTCGTCGCCGAGACGCTCAACATGTCGCAGCTGCGCGGCTACCGCACCGGTGGCACCGTGCACGTGGTGATCAACAACCAGGTCGGCTTCACCGCCGCCCCGGAGTCCTCGCGCTCCTCGATGTACGCCACCGACGTGGCGCGCATGATCGAGGCGCCGATCATCCACGTCAACGGTGACGACCCGGAGGCCGTGGTCCGCGTCGCGCGCCTCGCCTTCGAGTTCCGTCAGGCGTTCAACAAGGACGTCGTGATCGACCTCATCTGCTACCGCCGCCGCGGTCACAACGAGGGCGACAACCCGGAGTTCACCAACCCGCAGATGTACACCCTGATCGACAAGAAGCGCTCGGTGCGCAAGCTCTACACCGAGTCGCTCATCGGTCGCGGCGACATCACGCTGGAAGAGGCCGAGCAGGCGCTCCAGGACTTCCAGGGCCAGCTGGAGAAGGTCTTCGCGGAGGTCCGCGAAGCCACCTCGCAGTCGGCGGCCCCGCACGTGCGCGAACCGCAGGCGGCCTTCCCGGTCGCCGTGGACACCTCCGTCTCCTCCGAGGTCGTCAAGCGGATCGCCGAGTCCCAGGTCAACATCCCGGAGCACATCACGGTGCACCCGCGCCTGATGCCGCAGATGCAGCGCCGTGCCGCCTCGGTGGAGAACGGCACCATCGACTGGGGCATGGGCGAGACCCTCGCCATCGGTTCGCTGCTGATGGAGGGCACCCCGGTCCGGCTCGCCGGCCAGGACACCCGCCGCGGCACGTTCGGCCAGCGCCACGCGGTGCTGGTCGACCAGGTGACCGGCGAGGACTACACCCCGCTGCTCTACCTCACCGAGGACCAGGCCCGTTACAACGTCTACGACTCGCTGCTCAGCGAGTACGCGGCGATGGGCTTCGAGTACGGCTACTCGCTGGCCCGCCCGGAGTCGCTGGTCGTCTGGGAGGCGCAGTTCGGTGACTTCGTCAACGGCGCGCAGACCGTCGTGGACGAGTTCATCTCCTCGGCCGAGCAGAAGTGGGGCCAGACGTCCGGCGTCACCCTGCTGCTGCCGCACGGTTACGAGGGCCAGGGCCCGGACCACTCGTCCGCCCGCCCGGAGCGCTTCCTCCAGATGTGCGGCCAGGACAACATGACGGTCGCCATGCCGACCCTGCCGTCGAACTACTTCCACCTCCTGCGGTGGCAGGTGCACAACCCGCACCACAAGCCGCTGATCGTCTTCACCCCGAAGTCGATGCTCCGCCTCAAGGCGGCGTCGTCGAAGGTGGAGGAGTTCACCACCGGCGGCTTCCGCCCGGTGATCGGCGACGCGTCGGTGAGCCCCGAGAACGTCCGCAAGGTCGTCTTCTGCGCCGGCAAGCTGTACTACGACCTCGACGCCGAGCGCCAGAAGCGCGGCGACACGGAGACCGCGATCATCAGGCTGGAGCGCCTGTACCCGCTGCCGGGTGCGGAGCTCCAGGCCGAGATCGCCAAGTACCCGAACGCCGAGAAGTACCTCTGGGCGCAGGAGGAGCCGGCGAACCAGGGTGCGTGGCCGTTCATCGCGCTCAACCTGATCGACCACTTGGACCTGGCCGTGGGTGCCGACGTCCCGCACAACGAGCGTCTGCGCCGCATCTCGCGGCCGGCAGGCTCGTCGCCGGCCGTCGGTTCGGCCAAGCGCCACCAGGCGGAGCAGGCTCAGCTGGTCGCCGAGGTCTTCGAGGCCTGACCGGCAGAGGTACCCGCTCGACGACAGGGACCGGCCCCCACCAGCACCGCGGTGGGGGCCGGTCCCTGTTCCGTGCTGCTGTGGGGCGGGGGCCGGGGGCGCCCTACCCTGAGAGAAGAACATCCGCAGGCAGGCAACAGGAGCACGTTGTGTATTTCACGGACCGGGGCATCGAGGAACTGGAGAAGCGGCGCGGCGAGGAGGAGGTCACCTTCGAGTGGCTGGCCGAGCAGCTGCGTACCTTCGTCGACCTCAACCCCGATTTCGAGGTGCCGGTCGAGCGGCTGGCGACCTGGCTGGCGCGTCTGGACGACGACGAAGAAGAGGACGAGTGACGCGGCCGGTCGAGGCCCGGTGGCGGCTGGACGCGGGGTGAAGCTCCCTTCTGTCCGGCGACGCCCGGCGCGCACGCTCGTCGCTCCGTCGGGCCACCCCGATACGTCCGCTACCGGGTCGGGCAGTGTCCGCCGCGGGGGAGTCGTGGCCCTGCGCGCGACTGCGGGAGTTCGACGAGAAGTGCACGGTGATGAGTTTTGCGGCCCGCCGGTCTACCGTTCGTCAGGTGATCGGACAGTGTGAAGCAGGAGGAGCTTGATGAGCCAGTTGCTGCGGGTCCAGAACTTCACCGTCTCGAGCGACGGGTTCGGCGCCGGCGAGGGCCAGAGCCTCGAGAAGCCGTTCGGCCATGCCGATCCGGGGAACTTGCTCGCCTGGGCCTTTGCCACCGACCACCCGCCCATCAGCCGCTCCGAACCCGGCGGGCGAGGTCTGGACGACTACTTCACGCGGGACTACGCCCGCAACATCGGCGCCGAGATCATGGGCCGCAACAAGTTCGGGCCGCAGCGCGGGCCCTGGCAGGACCATGAGTGGCAGGGCTGGTGGGGTGACGAACCCCCCTTCCACACACCGGTGTTCGTCATGACGCACCACGAGCGGCCGTCGTTCACGCTCACCGACACCACGTTCCACTTCGTCGACGGCGACCCGGCTGCGGTGCTCGCCCGGGCGAAGGAGGCGGCGCAGGGTCAGGACGTCCGGCTCGGCGGTGGGGCCACGATCATCCGGGAGTTCATCGAGGCCGGCCTCGTCGACACCCTGCACGTGGCGGTCGCGCCGACGAAGCTCGGCTCCGGGGCCCGGCTGTGGGAGTCCCCTGATGAGCTGCTCGACCGGTTCCACCGGGACGTCGTGCCCAGCCCGAGCGGCGTGACGCACCACCTGTTCTGGCGGAAGTGAGGCCGGACCGGCCATGCCGCGGGCTCCGTCCCGGTGCCCGCGGCATGGCCGTTGCCCAGCGGCGCCCTCGGGGTTTTCCCGCGTCGCGCGGGTCGCTGCGGGTGCTGTCCAGGTCTGCCCCCGGCGTCTCCCGCCGGCGAGTGCTGTGAGGGCCCCTACCGCGCCGACGACCCGGCGTACGGGGCTGCGGCGGGGTCAGCCGTACCGGGCTGCCCGTTCACCGGCGCGGTGGTGAATCGCGTACCGTCGCCCGGGCCCTGACCTCGTTGTACGCGAGTCCCAGCACCCCCTGCGCGAGCAGCAGCACGCCCGCCGCCGTCCATCCGCCGCTGCGACGGAACGCCCCCCAGAGGACCAGCGGGCCGCCGACGAGCACCTGCGTGGTGGCCGCCGCCCGCGCGCGGGGGCCGAGCATCCAGGGGCCGAGTCCGCTGCTCTCCACGGCGTCGAGTTCCACGCGCACGGCGTCCCGCCAGCCCGCCCACTCGATCCGTCCGGTGCCCGGCAGCGCCCGGGCCGCCTCCCGCAGCGCCTCGGTGCTCCGGCCCGGTTCCAGTCCCGGCCGCAGCACCACTCCCGCACGGGTGAGCAGGCCGAGCAGCGTCCGCAGCCGCGCACAGCCGTCCGCGTGCGGGTCGGGGCGGGTCAGGGTCTGCAGCGCCTGTACGTCGAGCACCGGGTCGAGATCCAGCCGTGCCGCGAACGTGGTCATCGCCTCGTCCTCGCCGGCGGGGGTGCCGTCCGCCAGCCAGACGTATCCGACCGGGCGGCGGAAGCCCGACGCGAGCACGCAGCCGGCCCGGGTGGCGTCCCACCAGAGCGCGACGACCGGCCAGGTGGAGGCGACCGCGAGGGCCGCCGCCCAGCCCGTCAGCACTCGGTCGACCGGTTCGGCGGGCTCGTCGGGCGTGTCCCGCCAGGCCCGGCCCTCCGGCACCAGCACGCTCCACTCCTCACCGGCAGGGATGAGGAGCATGCGCTCGCGCAGGAGGTGGGCCAGGGGCCGCACGGTCTCGGGGTCCGCCCGGCACAGCAGCAGAGCCCCCACGGGTGTCGCGTCCATGCCTACACGCTAGGGCACCTCATCCATGTATGAGCCCTTTTGTCGCGTGGGTGAGGACCTGGAGGACCTCACGGCCTTGACTCCGCCGATCCGCGATATATCGTGTTCTGCAGAGACGCGATATGTTGCGTCGTGCCACGCTCTCTGGAGGTCACACCCATGCCTGTGTCGACGTGGACCGTCGCCGAGCCACTGAAACTCGCCTTCGCCGAGCAGGTGACCGCGCTCAGGGTGCGAGTCGTCAGCGGCACCGTCAACGTGGTCGGCTCCGAGGAGCCCGAGGCCCGGCTGGAGGTCTCCGCCATCGACGGCCCGCCGCTGATCGTCACCCTCGAAGACGGCGTCCTGTCGGTGACCTACGAGGACCTCCCCTGGAAGAGCTTCCTCAAGTGGCTCGACCGCAACGGCCGTTCCCGCAGCGCCACGGTCACCCTCGCGGTACCCGCCTCCGCGTCCGTCGAGGTCGGCGTCGTCGGCGCCGGGGCGTTCGTCTCGGGCATCCGGGGCCGTACCGACGTACGCGGTGTCACCGGCGACACCACCCTCGTCGCGCTCTCCGGGGAGGTGCGCGGCGAGACGGTCTCCGGCGGCCTGGAGGCGCAGGCCGTCACCGGCGACCTCCGCTTCAAGTCGGTCTCCGGCGATCTCACCGTCGTGGAGGGCGCGGGCACCTCGGTGCGCGCCGATTCCGTCAGCGGCGACATGGTGCTGGACCTCGACGCCTCGGGGGCGCCGACCGACATCCGGCTCGCCACGGTCTCCGGCGCCATCGCGATCCGGCTGCCCCACCCGGCGGACGCCGAGGTCGAGGCGAACACCGCGAGCGGCGCCGTCTCCAACGCCTTCGAGGACCTGCGGGTGGGCGGCCAGTGGGGCGCCAAGAAGATCACCGGCACGCTGGGCGCCGGTACGGGCAAGCTCAAGGCGACGACCGTGTCCGGCTCGATCGCTCTGCTGCGCCGCCCGCCGTCCGAGGACGAACCGTACGTTGCCGAGCCGACCGGAAAGGCGCTCTGACATGCCCCCCGTATTCGCCCACGGCCGCCTGCGCCTCTACCTGTTGAAACTGCTCGACGAGGCCCCGCGCCACGGTTACGAGGTGATCCGGCTGCTGGAGGAGCGCTTCCAGGGGCTGTACGCCCCGTCCGCCGGCACGGTCTACCCCCGGCTGGCCAAGCTGGAGGCGGAAGGGCTCGTCACCCACGCGACGGAGGGCGGCCGG
The DNA window shown above is from Streptomyces sp. NBC_00247 and carries:
- a CDS encoding spermidine synthase, with protein sequence MTASPSRTTDSAPVTLDRRDGPFGEVVLRERGEHFEIIANGCFLMDTSDGRSERLLIDAALAALPPARPAPSVLIGGLGVGFSLVRAATQERWGRIVVVEREPAIVEWHLRGPLDRISGGALTDPRTAVLRADLVTHLRTTTERYDALCLDIDNGPDWTVTDDNGSLYSPSGLATCRERLTPGGVLAMWSAQPSESFEQALRSAGFDGVRTEEVPVARGVPDVVHLALRTA
- a CDS encoding HAMP domain-containing sensor histidine kinase encodes the protein MTRSGPGLRPFSIKAKLGTLVVVSVFITTGLLVVALRTRTEFQFITVFSVIATLLITQFVAHGLTAPLDEMRAVARSISHGDYTGRVSGAGRRDELGDLAQTINRMADDLEAVDRHRKALVANVSHELRTPIAALRAVLENVVDGVSAADPETMRTALQQTERLGRLVETLLDLSRLDNGVVPLKAGRFEVWPYLAGVLKEANLAASRRRLSSGSGNHSRTDVHLHLDVSPGDMTAYADTERLHQVVANLIDNAVKHSPPHGRVTVLARRGPHPESLELEVIDEGPGIPEAERHHVFERFNRGQTPSPHGPGSDGGTGLGLAIAHWAVDLHGGRIRVAESTQGCRIQITLPGMSPDRS
- a CDS encoding response regulator transcription factor, which gives rise to MEQTHTHHNGVAATPGAQRRVLVVEDDATIIDAIAARLRAEGFLVQTALDGPAAVDAAEAWQPDLMVLDIMLPGFDGLEVCRRVQAQRPVPVLMLTARDDETDMLVGLGVGADDYMTKPFSMRELAARVHVLLRRVERAALAAVTPRSGILRLGELEIDHAQRRVRVRADDVHLTPTEFDLLVCLANTPRAVLSREQLLAEVWDWADASGTRTVDSHIKALRRKIGAERIRTVHGVGYALETPAA
- a CDS encoding DUF4097 family beta strand repeat-containing protein; this encodes MPVSTWTVAEPLKLAFAEQVTALRVRVVSGTVNVVGSEEPEARLEVSAIDGPPLIVTLEDGVLSVTYEDLPWKSFLKWLDRNGRSRSATVTLAVPASASVEVGVVGAGAFVSGIRGRTDVRGVTGDTTLVALSGEVRGETVSGGLEAQAVTGDLRFKSVSGDLTVVEGAGTSVRADSVSGDMVLDLDASGAPTDIRLATVSGAIAIRLPHPADAEVEANTASGAVSNAFEDLRVGGQWGAKKITGTLGAGTGKLKATTVSGSIALLRRPPSEDEPYVAEPTGKAL
- a CDS encoding multifunctional oxoglutarate decarboxylase/oxoglutarate dehydrogenase thiamine pyrophosphate-binding subunit/dihydrolipoyllysine-residue succinyltransferase subunit is translated as MSSQSPSNSTISTDQAGPGINPAAAFGANEWLVDEIYQQYLQDPNSVDRAWWDFFADYKPGSAGAADKPGAAAPAAPAAPVTPAAAPAAEKAAPAQPAPAAPATPAAAAPAAPVAPAAPAAPATPAAPPAPKAPAAKAPAKAAPATESTGGPEYVTLRGPSAAVAKNMNASLELPTATSVRAVPVKLLFDNRIVINNHLKRARGGKISFTHLIGYAMVQALKAMPSMNHSFTEKDGKPTLVKPEHVNLGLAIDLVKPNGDRQLVVAAIKKAETLNFFEFWQAYEDIVRRARIGKLGMDDFTGVTASLTNPGGIGTVHSVPRLMPGQGLIMGVGAMDYPAEFQGTSQDTLNKLGISKVMTLTSTYDHRVIQGAASGEFLRVLSQLLLGENGFYDEIFEALRIPYEPVRWLKDIDASHDDDVTKAARVFELIHSYRVRGHVMADTDPLEYRQRKHPDLDITEHGLTLWDLERDFAVGGFAGKSMMKLRDILGVLRESYCRTTGIEFMHIQDPKQRKWLQDRVERPRSQPEREEQLRILRRLNAAEAFETFLQTKYVGQKRFSLEGGESVIPLLDAVIDSAAEARLDEVVIGMAHRGRLNVLANIVGKSYAQIFREFEGNLDPRSMHGSGDVKYHLGAEGTFTGLDGEQIKVSLAANPSHLEAVDPVLEGIARAKQDIINKGGTDFTVLPVALHGDAAFAGQGVVAETLNMSQLRGYRTGGTVHVVINNQVGFTAAPESSRSSMYATDVARMIEAPIIHVNGDDPEAVVRVARLAFEFRQAFNKDVVIDLICYRRRGHNEGDNPEFTNPQMYTLIDKKRSVRKLYTESLIGRGDITLEEAEQALQDFQGQLEKVFAEVREATSQSAAPHVREPQAAFPVAVDTSVSSEVVKRIAESQVNIPEHITVHPRLMPQMQRRAASVENGTIDWGMGETLAIGSLLMEGTPVRLAGQDTRRGTFGQRHAVLVDQVTGEDYTPLLYLTEDQARYNVYDSLLSEYAAMGFEYGYSLARPESLVVWEAQFGDFVNGAQTVVDEFISSAEQKWGQTSGVTLLLPHGYEGQGPDHSSARPERFLQMCGQDNMTVAMPTLPSNYFHLLRWQVHNPHHKPLIVFTPKSMLRLKAASSKVEEFTTGGFRPVIGDASVSPENVRKVVFCAGKLYYDLDAERQKRGDTETAIIRLERLYPLPGAELQAEIAKYPNAEKYLWAQEEPANQGAWPFIALNLIDHLDLAVGADVPHNERLRRISRPAGSSPAVGSAKRHQAEQAQLVAEVFEA
- a CDS encoding DUF6104 family protein, with translation MYFTDRGIEELEKRRGEEEVTFEWLAEQLRTFVDLNPDFEVPVERLATWLARLDDDEEEDE
- a CDS encoding dihydrofolate reductase family protein is translated as MSQLLRVQNFTVSSDGFGAGEGQSLEKPFGHADPGNLLAWAFATDHPPISRSEPGGRGLDDYFTRDYARNIGAEIMGRNKFGPQRGPWQDHEWQGWWGDEPPFHTPVFVMTHHERPSFTLTDTTFHFVDGDPAAVLARAKEAAQGQDVRLGGGATIIREFIEAGLVDTLHVAVAPTKLGSGARLWESPDELLDRFHRDVVPSPSGVTHHLFWRK
- a CDS encoding MFS transporter; the encoded protein is MTMTAGRGEPRRQKWGGGAPRPEAAGSAASASGVRKGQLGFLTGTHVVNDLYQGALPALLPFLVSERHYSYAALSGISLAATGLSSVVQPLFGALADRAPRPWLVPAGFLVAAAGVAGTGLFSGYLLTWICAAVAGVGIAAYHPPATNQARAAGGSSQKAMSVFSVGGTLGGSLAPGFVTLVVGAAGLRGTWLLAVPALVMAALWLAKGPWMRARGIQEATVVVPAAGARSGGAGVPDDWRAFGRLVVVAACWSVPYVTTVSLVSLFMIRELGSSRGAAAAVLTSFTLAGAAGTLAGGWAADRFGRLTAIRWGYVAAVPAMAALVFAPGVAVGASGVAVLGFALFVPFSSQVTLAQDYLPNRPGTAGGVTLGLTMSVGGLGSPLFGRLADAHGLRVTFGLVLAFLVVSLLAALRLRERAPQAPAPEAAGEKEGSEAVG